From Brevibacillus marinus, a single genomic window includes:
- a CDS encoding (2Fe-2S)-binding protein codes for MSSGYRIRSFAAERGERQVTFFFNGTELRGYEGEPIAAALLANGIRTIRTCEITAQPRGIFCGIGHCYECRAEVDGIANVRTCLTPLRQGSRVVSTPSWEQRRNEHER; via the coding sequence TTGTCGTCAGGCTACCGTATCCGGTCTTTTGCTGCTGAGCGCGGCGAACGTCAGGTTACGTTCTTTTTCAACGGAACAGAACTGCGCGGCTATGAAGGTGAGCCGATCGCTGCCGCCCTGCTGGCCAACGGCATCCGAACGATTCGCACCTGCGAGATCACGGCCCAGCCGCGGGGGATCTTTTGCGGCATTGGCCATTGTTACGAGTGCCGCGCAGAGGTTGACGGGATTGCCAATGTCCGCACTTGCCTGACCCCACTGCGCCAGGGGAGCCGGGTGGTCTCCACACCCTCCTGGGAGCAAAGGAGAAATGAACATGAACGTTGA
- a CDS encoding NAD(P)/FAD-dependent oxidoreductase has protein sequence MKYHVIVAGGGLIGTAATYYLARAGANVTLVEADDIAAGTSGACDRAIMLQSKAPGPLLHLALQSAKLYKELTEELAAELEYRECGGMILLESEQELEWVKAHVERQRQAGLNVQLLAAEEVRKRQPRLSAHIVGATWWEHDAEVNPLHLCFALARAAQRLGAKIRLGTPVTGLITEGERVVGVAAGGEKLYADAVVLALGVWTPQLLQPLQIDVPILPRRGQILVSERLPAFVSCNILGGSYIAAKMARQHTSAANPQGVALSLGQTGSGTLLIGGSREFAGYERKTSVEVTRTIAQTAVRFFPFLANVRILRTFAGLRPYTPDGMPIIGQVAERPGLYLAAGHEGDGVALSPITGKLIAEAACGMEPSIDLSPFSLSRFTTKANHPRKE, from the coding sequence ATGAAATACCATGTGATTGTCGCCGGCGGCGGCTTGATCGGCACCGCCGCAACCTACTACTTGGCCCGGGCGGGAGCGAACGTCACCCTGGTGGAGGCCGATGACATCGCCGCCGGGACGTCCGGAGCATGCGACCGGGCGATCATGCTGCAGTCAAAAGCTCCCGGCCCCCTGCTCCATCTGGCTTTGCAAAGCGCCAAGCTGTACAAGGAGCTGACAGAAGAGTTGGCAGCCGAGCTCGAGTATCGGGAATGCGGCGGCATGATCCTGTTGGAAAGCGAACAGGAGCTGGAATGGGTGAAAGCGCACGTTGAGCGGCAGCGGCAAGCGGGGTTGAACGTGCAGCTGCTCGCGGCTGAAGAGGTCCGCAAGCGGCAGCCGCGCCTCTCCGCACACATCGTCGGCGCAACCTGGTGGGAGCACGATGCGGAAGTGAACCCGCTGCATCTCTGCTTTGCACTGGCCCGAGCGGCGCAAAGGCTGGGAGCGAAGATCCGGCTGGGAACACCGGTAACCGGCCTGATCACGGAAGGAGAGCGAGTCGTCGGGGTTGCCGCAGGCGGGGAAAAGCTGTACGCCGACGCGGTTGTCCTCGCGCTCGGCGTCTGGACACCGCAGCTTTTACAGCCGCTGCAGATCGATGTGCCGATTCTGCCGCGGCGCGGGCAAATCCTCGTTTCCGAGCGGCTGCCCGCCTTTGTCAGCTGCAACATCCTGGGCGGCTCCTACATTGCGGCGAAAATGGCGCGCCAGCATACCAGCGCCGCCAATCCGCAGGGCGTCGCCCTATCGCTTGGCCAGACCGGCAGCGGCACGCTGTTGATCGGCGGGTCGCGGGAATTCGCAGGCTATGAACGCAAGACGAGCGTGGAGGTCACCCGGACGATCGCGCAAACGGCGGTACGCTTCTTCCCTTTCCTGGCCAATGTGCGAATCTTGCGAACGTTCGCCGGATTACGCCCCTATACGCCGGACGGGATGCCGATCATCGGACAGGTGGCGGAGCGGCCGGGTTTGTACCTCGCGGCGGGCCATGAGGGCGACGGCGTCGCGCTCAGTCCGATCACGGGCAAGCTCATCGCCGAGGCCGCCTGCGGAATGGAACCGTCGATTGACCTCAGCCCCTTTTCGCTGTCGCGATTTACAACGAAAGCAAACCATCCCCGTAAGGAGTGA
- a CDS encoding ABC transporter substrate-binding protein has protein sequence MKKMLFLFLLCVALIGCSAQPEGQTGQTASEASGDAAQDKELHFAFNAQPATLDTHFTTATATRDIGRTIYESLVTFNSNYEVVPMLAESFERSEDGKQVTFHLRKGVRFHNGKEMKAEDVVASMQKWQKQSAQAKSFLAGTEYEAKDDYTVVAHIPEPTSIDMFIFADLTQLAAIMPKEIVESAGEESVQEYVGTGPFQFVEWKKDQYIHFRKFADYQARSEAKDGMAGGKQALVDDLYIHFVTDTTTRLLGVQTGEYDIANRISHDYLETVESNENLKYVVISEEFPGLVFNKKAGLFANQKARQAVNAALDYEKMLIVAYGSDQFYDTNHALALKEQTNWYSEAGKEEYNTYDPELAKQLLKEAGYNGEEVVILTTRDYEQYYNLAVVAAEQLKAVGMNVKLEVYDWATVLERRQDEKAYDIFVSGWAFRPTPIQYPFLDSSANWPGWTNSKEIDGLIQNIKTAQSQEEAKKYAELLQKEMWQYLPILKVGDERHITVMRKGVEGFETLAGPILWNVAVKE, from the coding sequence ATGAAAAAAATGTTGTTTCTGTTCCTGCTGTGTGTCGCCCTGATTGGCTGTTCCGCGCAGCCGGAGGGCCAGACGGGCCAGACAGCCAGTGAAGCAAGCGGGGATGCCGCCCAGGATAAGGAGCTGCATTTTGCCTTCAATGCGCAGCCGGCAACACTGGATACGCATTTTACGACAGCTACGGCAACCCGGGACATCGGCCGAACCATTTATGAATCGTTGGTCACGTTCAATTCAAACTACGAGGTTGTCCCGATGCTGGCAGAGTCCTTTGAGAGAAGCGAGGACGGGAAACAGGTAACCTTTCATCTCCGCAAAGGCGTACGGTTCCACAACGGGAAAGAGATGAAAGCGGAAGATGTCGTCGCTTCCATGCAAAAATGGCAGAAGCAGTCGGCGCAAGCGAAGTCGTTCCTGGCCGGGACGGAGTATGAAGCGAAAGATGACTACACGGTCGTCGCCCACATTCCCGAGCCCACCTCTATCGATATGTTTATTTTCGCCGACTTGACGCAGCTGGCGGCGATCATGCCGAAAGAGATCGTCGAGAGCGCGGGAGAGGAAAGCGTTCAGGAGTACGTCGGTACGGGGCCGTTCCAGTTTGTCGAATGGAAAAAAGACCAGTACATCCATTTCCGCAAGTTTGCGGACTATCAAGCGCGCAGCGAGGCAAAAGACGGGATGGCCGGCGGCAAGCAAGCGTTGGTCGATGACTTGTACATTCATTTCGTGACAGACACGACCACGCGTTTACTGGGTGTACAAACGGGAGAATACGACATCGCGAACCGCATTTCCCACGACTACCTGGAAACGGTCGAGTCCAACGAGAACCTGAAATATGTGGTCATTTCGGAAGAATTCCCCGGTCTCGTCTTTAACAAAAAAGCGGGCTTGTTCGCGAATCAAAAAGCGCGCCAGGCGGTCAATGCGGCGCTTGACTATGAGAAGATGCTGATTGTCGCCTACGGCAGCGATCAATTTTATGATACGAACCACGCCTTGGCGCTGAAAGAACAAACCAATTGGTACTCCGAGGCGGGGAAAGAGGAATACAATACCTACGATCCCGAGCTGGCCAAGCAGTTGCTGAAAGAAGCGGGCTACAACGGGGAAGAAGTGGTGATTTTAACCACCCGCGACTACGAACAGTATTACAATCTTGCGGTTGTGGCGGCGGAGCAGTTAAAAGCGGTCGGGATGAACGTAAAACTGGAAGTATACGATTGGGCGACCGTGCTTGAACGCCGTCAGGATGAGAAGGCTTACGACATATTTGTCTCCGGGTGGGCTTTCCGACCGACTCCGATTCAATATCCTTTCCTCGATTCCAGCGCGAATTGGCCGGGTTGGACCAATAGCAAGGAAATCGATGGGTTGATCCAAAACATCAAAACCGCGCAATCCCAGGAGGAAGCGAAAAAATATGCGGAACTGCTGCAAAAGGAAATGTGGCAGTATCTGCCGATTCTGAAGGTCGGGGACGAGAGACACATTACCGTTATGAGAAAAGGAGTGGAAGGATTCGAAACACTGGCAGGTCCGATTCTCTGGAATGTAGCGGTAAAAGAATAA
- a CDS encoding CapA family protein, protein MSNSNRQGSFRVALTGDSIISRRITATHDPATKELIQLIRDADVAFTNLEVLPNDFVGYPAARSDGAHFAAHSWVLDELREMGFNLYSCANNHALDYGVEGLLETMRQLANRNMSYAGIGRNLAEARMPVYLDHGEGTVAMLSCTSTFFEEQSAGEQRVDVQGRPGVNPLRFDIVYEVTQEQFALLRGLSHDLGLERQRQEFVKLGFAQDPKDPAILHFVDQNFRVTSPLNAYFRAAERPAVKTAPSAKDLEDICKWVREAKKRADVVIVSLHAHEQGESRERPAEFITMFAHRVIEEGADIVVGHGPHLLRGMELYRGKPIFYSLGNLIGQNELIYKLPADSYKRFGIDDWNTLTPSEVFRIRSQDGKKGFPSDKLYWQTVMPICQFEAGKLSQIEIVPVALTHGDTPYERGRPYLAKGRKAEEIMDKFRELSLAFGTKITNGFVEL, encoded by the coding sequence ATGAGTAACAGTAACCGGCAAGGCAGTTTTCGTGTTGCCCTGACGGGCGACAGCATCATTTCCAGACGCATCACGGCTACTCACGATCCAGCGACAAAAGAACTGATCCAGCTGATCAGAGATGCCGACGTAGCCTTCACCAACTTGGAGGTGTTGCCCAACGATTTTGTCGGGTACCCTGCTGCGCGCAGCGACGGAGCGCATTTTGCCGCTCATTCGTGGGTGCTTGATGAATTGCGGGAAATGGGCTTTAATTTGTATTCTTGCGCCAATAACCACGCGCTGGACTATGGTGTCGAAGGCCTCCTGGAAACGATGCGCCAGTTGGCAAACAGAAACATGTCCTATGCGGGAATTGGCAGAAACCTGGCCGAGGCGCGCATGCCGGTCTATCTGGACCATGGCGAAGGAACGGTCGCGATGCTTTCCTGCACCTCTACCTTTTTCGAGGAGCAGTCGGCCGGCGAACAAAGAGTGGACGTGCAGGGCCGGCCGGGCGTCAATCCGCTGCGGTTTGACATTGTCTACGAAGTGACCCAGGAACAGTTTGCGCTGTTGCGTGGATTATCCCACGATCTGGGCTTGGAACGCCAACGGCAGGAGTTTGTCAAACTGGGGTTCGCCCAGGATCCCAAAGATCCCGCCATCCTGCATTTTGTTGATCAGAACTTCCGCGTCACCAGTCCGTTAAATGCGTATTTTCGGGCAGCTGAACGTCCCGCGGTGAAAACAGCGCCCAGTGCGAAGGACCTGGAAGATATCTGCAAATGGGTAAGGGAAGCGAAAAAGCGGGCAGATGTGGTGATTGTCAGTCTGCACGCGCACGAGCAGGGCGAGAGCAGAGAGCGGCCGGCGGAATTCATCACGATGTTTGCGCACCGCGTCATCGAGGAAGGGGCGGATATTGTCGTTGGGCACGGTCCGCATTTGCTGCGCGGCATGGAACTGTACCGGGGCAAGCCGATCTTTTACAGCCTCGGCAATCTCATCGGCCAAAACGAGCTGATCTACAAACTTCCCGCCGATTCGTACAAACGATTTGGCATCGATGACTGGAACACGCTAACCCCCAGCGAGGTATTCCGCATCCGCAGTCAGGACGGGAAGAAAGGGTTTCCCTCCGATAAGCTGTACTGGCAGACGGTGATGCCGATTTGTCAGTTTGAAGCAGGAAAATTGAGCCAAATTGAAATCGTCCCGGTTGCCTTGACGCACGGCGATACGCCGTACGAACGGGGAAGACCGTACTTGGCGAAGGGCAGGAAAGCAGAAGAGATTATGGACAAATTCAGGGAATTGTCGCTGGCGTTTGGAACGAAGATCACCAACGGCTTTGTAGAATTGTAA
- a CDS encoding ABC transporter permease — MKAYLIKRLLSLIPVLFVVSVVIFMIIHLTPGDPASIMLGEEATEEQIAALRKELGLDLPVYQQYLRWLVGVLQGDLGTSYILNEPVSQAIFSHLQPTVSLAVLAQTIALIIAIPLGILAANRRGTLTDQSIMGVSLLGMSIPSFLLGLFLVLLFGVRLGWLPVAGYQPLSAGLWNHLKYLILPAISLGLIQSVLITRITRSSMLEVLNANYIKTARSKGVKERHVIYRHALRNAFLPILTVIGQIFAGLVAGAVVTETIFNIPGIGQLIINSVERRDYPIIQGVVLFVTVAYVFINLIIDLLYGVIDPRVRLDRK; from the coding sequence TTGAAAGCTTACCTGATCAAAAGGCTTCTCTCGCTCATTCCCGTTTTATTCGTCGTGTCGGTCGTCATCTTCATGATCATCCACCTGACGCCTGGCGATCCCGCTTCCATCATGCTGGGGGAAGAAGCCACAGAAGAACAGATCGCGGCTCTGCGCAAGGAACTGGGGCTCGACCTTCCCGTTTACCAGCAGTATCTACGCTGGCTGGTCGGCGTGCTGCAGGGGGATTTGGGTACCTCGTACATCTTGAATGAGCCGGTCAGCCAAGCGATTTTCTCCCACCTGCAGCCAACCGTCTCGCTTGCCGTGCTGGCGCAGACCATTGCGCTCATCATTGCGATTCCGCTCGGGATCTTGGCGGCGAACCGGAGGGGGACGCTGACCGATCAATCCATCATGGGTGTTTCCTTGCTTGGAATGTCCATCCCCAGTTTTCTCTTGGGACTTTTTTTAGTCCTCCTGTTCGGCGTCCGGTTGGGTTGGCTGCCCGTCGCCGGCTACCAGCCGTTGAGCGCAGGCTTGTGGAATCACCTGAAGTATTTGATTCTGCCGGCGATTTCTCTGGGACTGATCCAATCGGTATTGATCACGCGCATCACCCGATCCTCGATGCTCGAGGTGCTCAACGCCAACTACATCAAAACCGCGCGTTCGAAGGGGGTCAAAGAACGCCACGTGATCTACAGGCATGCGCTGCGCAACGCGTTTCTGCCCATTCTGACGGTGATCGGGCAAATTTTTGCCGGTTTGGTGGCGGGCGCGGTTGTTACCGAAACGATCTTCAACATCCCCGGGATCGGACAGCTGATCATCAATTCCGTGGAACGGCGCGACTATCCGATTATCCAAGGCGTCGTTCTGTTTGTCACGGTAGCGTACGTTTTCATTAACCTGATCATCGACTTGTTGTACGGCGTCATCGATCCGCGCGTCCGGTTGGACCGGAAGTAG
- a CDS encoding ABC transporter permease, with the protein MEAIESKDIKQNLLKQQRQLFFKRLRSNKQIVTGGMLLLFLVLLAVLGPSLVPYDPYEMDALSRLQGPGSEHLLGTDNYGRDLLSRIAYGARYSLGVGFAVTILSSVMGLIIGLYASYYRVLDHVLMRICDGLMAIPGVLLAIALMAALGPLTENVIIALSIVFTPYIARVVRASALVVREETYIEAVRALGASSWRIIWLHIMPNTVSPLVVQATFIFADAIITEAALSFLGVGVPAPEPSWGNILYDGKLVIFNAWWMTAFPGLMIIFSVLGLNLMGDGLRDLIDPHVSHAKK; encoded by the coding sequence GTGGAGGCGATCGAAAGCAAGGACATCAAACAAAATCTGCTCAAACAACAACGGCAGTTGTTTTTCAAACGCCTGAGATCCAACAAACAAATCGTCACCGGCGGAATGCTCCTTCTCTTTCTCGTCTTGCTGGCCGTTCTCGGGCCGTCGTTGGTCCCGTATGATCCGTATGAAATGGATGCTCTCTCCCGCTTGCAAGGCCCTGGTTCAGAGCACCTGCTCGGTACCGATAATTACGGCCGCGACCTCTTGTCACGGATCGCATATGGCGCCCGCTACTCGCTGGGAGTCGGCTTTGCTGTCACCATCCTCTCTTCCGTCATGGGACTGATCATCGGGTTATACGCGAGCTACTACCGGGTGCTCGACCACGTCCTGATGCGCATCTGCGACGGACTGATGGCCATTCCGGGCGTCCTTTTGGCGATCGCCTTAATGGCCGCTTTGGGTCCCCTGACGGAAAATGTGATTATCGCCTTAAGCATCGTGTTTACGCCTTATATCGCGCGCGTGGTGCGCGCGTCCGCGTTGGTCGTGCGCGAAGAGACCTATATCGAAGCGGTGCGCGCCCTGGGTGCCAGCAGTTGGCGGATCATCTGGCTGCACATCATGCCCAACACGGTTTCGCCGCTTGTCGTCCAGGCCACCTTTATTTTCGCCGATGCGATTATTACCGAAGCGGCCCTGAGCTTTTTGGGAGTGGGCGTCCCGGCGCCGGAACCGAGTTGGGGGAACATTCTCTACGACGGCAAACTGGTTATTTTTAATGCGTGGTGGATGACGGCTTTTCCGGGTCTCATGATCATCTTCTCCGTCTTAGGGCTAAACCTCATGGGAGATGGCCTGCGCGACTTGATCGATCCGCATGTGAGCCATGCAAAAAAATAA
- a CDS encoding ABC transporter ATP-binding protein, giving the protein MAKQPLLEVNGLRTHFHTERGRLTAVDGISFHVAEGEILGIVGESGCGKSVTSHSIMRLYDEKYTAQYEGEVKLKGTDLLKLPPAEMQAIRGKDVAMIFQDPLSSLNPVYTIGYQIAESILLHQNVSKKEAYEKALEMLRLTGIPAPEKRMNEYPHQLSGGMRQRAMIAMALACQPKLLIADEPTTALDVTIQAQILDLIVNLNRELGMSVIFITHDLGVVAELCRRVIVMYLGQIVEEADVHSLFGHPLHPYTKGLLKSIPQLEGDRTQKLHVIKGMVPSLDNIPKGCRFAPRCPFADAQCHEQMPELLPVKNGRKVRCWHADKMEQQEEGNYVPANQ; this is encoded by the coding sequence TTGGCGAAACAACCTCTTTTGGAAGTCAACGGACTGAGAACGCATTTTCATACGGAACGCGGGCGCCTGACAGCGGTAGACGGGATCAGCTTCCACGTTGCAGAGGGGGAGATATTGGGCATCGTCGGGGAATCGGGCTGCGGCAAGAGCGTGACGTCGCATTCCATCATGCGCTTGTACGACGAAAAATACACCGCCCAATACGAAGGCGAAGTGAAATTAAAGGGCACTGATTTGTTAAAACTTCCTCCGGCCGAAATGCAAGCCATTCGCGGCAAAGACGTGGCGATGATTTTTCAAGATCCGCTCAGCTCGCTGAACCCGGTGTACACCATCGGCTACCAGATCGCCGAATCGATCTTGCTGCACCAGAACGTTTCCAAAAAAGAGGCGTACGAAAAAGCGCTGGAAATGCTCCGGCTGACCGGGATTCCCGCACCGGAAAAACGGATGAACGAATACCCCCATCAGCTGTCAGGCGGGATGCGGCAGCGGGCGATGATCGCCATGGCCCTCGCTTGCCAACCGAAACTGCTGATTGCGGACGAACCGACCACCGCTTTGGATGTGACCATCCAGGCACAAATCCTCGATCTCATCGTGAACTTAAACCGCGAGCTGGGGATGAGTGTCATCTTTATTACGCATGACCTGGGCGTTGTTGCCGAACTTTGCCGGCGGGTCATCGTGATGTACTTGGGTCAGATTGTGGAAGAGGCTGATGTGCACAGCCTGTTCGGCCATCCTCTTCACCCGTACACGAAAGGGTTGTTGAAATCGATCCCCCAACTGGAGGGTGACCGTACGCAAAAACTGCATGTCATCAAGGGGATGGTTCCTTCCCTGGACAACATCCCCAAGGGCTGCCGGTTTGCTCCGCGCTGTCCATTTGCCGATGCGCAGTGCCATGAACAGATGCCGGAACTCCTGCCAGTAAAAAACGGGCGGAAAGTCCGCTGCTGGCATGCGGATAAAATGGAGCAACAAGAGGAGGGGAATTATGTCCCGGCAAACCAATAA
- a CDS encoding ABC transporter ATP-binding protein — protein MSRQTNKTISPLLDIQHLQKFFPVKGVWGRLGEAKAQVKAVNDVSFSLYEGETYGLVGESGCGKSTTGRTILRLTEPTSGKAIYQNKNLFQLSGKELRLMRRELQMVFQDPFSSLNPRKRIGQTLEEPLAIHGIGTRKERTERVMEMLHKVGMQVDHYYRFPHEFSGGQRQRIGLARALIVNPRIVICDEPVSALDVSIQSQIINLLQQLQAELKLTYLFISHDMSVVRHISDRIGVMYLGTMVEEAPTDQLFASPLHPYTQALLSAVPIPNPQRKRERIILKGEIPSPLNPPSGCIFHTRCPYVMDICRQEVPAKREIASGHFVACHLHQ, from the coding sequence ATGTCCCGGCAAACCAATAAAACGATTTCTCCTCTGCTTGACATTCAACATTTACAAAAATTTTTTCCGGTCAAAGGGGTTTGGGGACGCTTAGGGGAAGCGAAAGCACAGGTTAAAGCGGTAAACGATGTCTCCTTCAGCTTATATGAAGGGGAGACATACGGATTGGTCGGGGAGTCTGGCTGCGGCAAAAGCACGACGGGGAGAACGATCCTCCGCTTGACGGAACCGACGTCCGGCAAAGCGATCTATCAAAACAAAAACCTGTTCCAGCTGTCGGGCAAAGAGCTGCGGTTGATGCGGCGGGAACTGCAAATGGTATTTCAGGACCCGTTTTCCTCGTTAAACCCACGCAAGAGAATCGGCCAAACGCTGGAAGAGCCGTTGGCGATCCACGGCATCGGCACCCGTAAAGAACGTACCGAACGGGTGATGGAGATGCTGCACAAAGTGGGGATGCAAGTCGATCACTACTACCGGTTCCCCCATGAATTCTCCGGCGGGCAGCGGCAGCGGATCGGCTTGGCCCGCGCGTTAATCGTCAACCCGCGAATCGTCATCTGCGACGAGCCCGTTTCCGCTCTCGACGTATCGATCCAATCGCAAATCATCAACTTGCTGCAGCAGCTGCAAGCGGAGCTGAAGTTGACCTACCTGTTTATTTCCCACGACATGAGCGTCGTGCGCCACATTTCCGATCGGATCGGGGTGATGTACTTGGGGACGATGGTGGAAGAAGCTCCGACCGATCAGCTGTTTGCGTCGCCGCTGCACCCCTACACGCAAGCGCTGTTGTCCGCGGTGCCGATTCCCAACCCCCAGCGGAAGCGGGAGCGGATTATATTAAAAGGAGAAATTCCTTCCCCGTTAAATCCGCCGTCCGGTTGTATTTTCCATACGCGCTGTCCGTATGTGATGGACATTTGTCGACAAGAAGTTCCCGCGAAGCGAGAAATCGCGAGCGGTCATTTTGTGGCGTGTCATTTGCACCAGTAA
- a CDS encoding M20 family metallopeptidase, with amino-acid sequence MSDQINALLEAVEADVIRWRRYFHQYPELSFQERKTAQYVYETLQSFGHLEISRPTETSVVARLIGRQPGKVLALRADMDALPIAEENPFPFASQNPGVMHACGHDGHTAMLLGAAKILVQLKDRLKGEVRFIFQHAEEQHPGGAQELVKAGVIEGVDEIIGIHLQSLIPVGKIVISTGPVTANSDRFDITIQGKGGHASQPHETIDPIVVGSQVVTNLQQIVSRGCDPFAQLVVSVTQFHGGSAYNVIPDTVTLKGSVRSLSAEVREHARQSIEQIVQGVAAAHRATYTFDYRMGYSSVVNHPEVTEKLRQIAGEVFGQSALHTMPPSMGGEDFSAFSQKVPACYVWLGAGNQAKGIVYPHHHPRFNIDEDSLIMGVKLFVHAAVGLS; translated from the coding sequence GTGAGCGATCAGATCAACGCGTTGTTGGAGGCAGTAGAAGCAGACGTCATTCGCTGGAGGAGATATTTTCATCAATACCCGGAACTGTCGTTTCAAGAAAGAAAAACAGCGCAATACGTGTATGAGACCCTGCAGTCGTTTGGCCATCTGGAAATTTCCCGCCCGACGGAGACCAGTGTTGTCGCTCGGCTGATCGGACGACAACCGGGAAAAGTGCTCGCCTTGCGGGCGGACATGGATGCACTCCCGATTGCGGAGGAGAACCCGTTTCCCTTTGCTTCGCAAAATCCCGGCGTGATGCATGCTTGCGGCCATGACGGCCATACAGCCATGCTGCTGGGAGCCGCCAAAATTTTGGTTCAACTAAAAGATCGGCTCAAAGGGGAAGTGAGATTTATTTTTCAGCATGCGGAGGAACAACACCCGGGAGGCGCGCAGGAACTGGTGAAAGCGGGTGTGATCGAAGGGGTGGATGAGATCATCGGGATCCACCTGCAATCGCTCATCCCGGTTGGCAAAATCGTGATTTCCACCGGCCCCGTAACAGCCAACTCCGACCGTTTCGATATCACGATCCAGGGAAAAGGAGGACACGCTTCGCAGCCGCACGAAACCATTGACCCGATCGTCGTCGGTTCGCAAGTGGTCACCAACCTGCAGCAGATTGTCTCCCGCGGCTGCGACCCGTTTGCGCAGCTGGTGGTTTCCGTTACGCAGTTCCACGGCGGGTCAGCCTACAATGTCATTCCCGATACGGTAACCTTGAAGGGATCGGTCCGCAGCCTTTCCGCAGAAGTGCGGGAACATGCGCGGCAATCGATCGAACAAATCGTGCAAGGCGTGGCTGCAGCGCATCGCGCGACCTACACATTCGATTACCGCATGGGGTACAGTTCCGTCGTCAATCATCCCGAAGTCACGGAAAAGCTGCGGCAGATAGCAGGCGAAGTGTTTGGGCAATCGGCCCTGCACACCATGCCGCCATCCATGGGAGGGGAAGATTTCTCCGCTTTTTCGCAAAAAGTGCCTGCTTGCTACGTTTGGCTGGGGGCCGGCAACCAAGCGAAAGGGATTGTCTACCCGCACCATCATCCCCGATTTAATATAGATGAAGATTCGTTAATCATGGGCGTAAAACTGTTTGTCCACGCTGCAGTTGGCTTATCATGA
- a CDS encoding ABC transporter permease, giving the protein MRDISHAALLITGVFLLFPLWVSHRHQLGIAKEIALSSLRGAVQLVLIGYVIGYIFSIESWLLLALFILAMIVIAGLTSARRGKQYAHAFPIACAAILAAEAVSLAVWLTFHIIEPKAQYVLPMSGMIIGSSMTVASLTFERMLSEFQLTKPLILAKLALGASPRQACQELMENTIKAALIPNIESMKSLGLIHLPGMMTGAIIAGASPLIAVKYQLVILLTAMSTAAITAILVSFLAYRSFFRQKMF; this is encoded by the coding sequence ATGAGAGATATCAGCCATGCGGCGCTCCTGATCACCGGCGTCTTTCTTCTGTTTCCGCTCTGGGTTTCGCACCGGCACCAGCTGGGCATTGCCAAGGAGATCGCGCTCTCCTCGCTGCGCGGGGCGGTTCAGTTGGTCTTGATCGGGTATGTGATCGGCTACATTTTTTCCATCGAGTCATGGCTCCTGCTGGCGCTGTTCATCCTGGCGATGATCGTCATCGCAGGCCTCACCAGCGCGCGGCGCGGGAAGCAGTACGCGCATGCGTTTCCGATTGCCTGTGCGGCGATTCTCGCGGCGGAGGCTGTCTCGCTTGCCGTCTGGCTGACGTTTCACATCATCGAGCCGAAGGCGCAGTACGTCCTGCCGATGAGCGGGATGATCATCGGCAGTTCGATGACGGTAGCCAGCCTGACCTTTGAGCGGATGTTGAGCGAATTTCAACTGACCAAGCCGCTGATTCTCGCCAAGCTCGCGCTGGGAGCCAGCCCGCGCCAGGCTTGTCAGGAATTGATGGAAAACACCATCAAAGCGGCTCTCATCCCCAATATCGAGAGCATGAAATCGCTCGGCCTGATTCATCTGCCGGGGATGATGACCGGAGCGATCATCGCCGGCGCTTCGCCGCTGATCGCCGTGAAGTACCAGCTGGTGATCTTGCTCACGGCGATGTCCACTGCGGCGATTACGGCAATCCTCGTCAGTTTTCTCGCCTATCGTTCGTTTTTCCGGCAAAAGATGTTTTGA